The Flavobacterium sp. 140616W15 sequence TCCGAAAAAGTACGATAATGTTGGTAGGCAAGAATTGTAGTTGGTACTAAAACTGCAACTTGCTTACTATTATCTACTGCTTTAAAAGCGGCACGAATTGCAACCTCTGTTTTTCCAAATCCAACATCACCACAAACCAAACGATCCATTGGTCGGTCGCTTTCCATATCAGCTTTTACTTCCTGTGTCGATTTAATTTGATCTGGAGTATCTTCATATATAAACGAACTTTCTAACTCGTTTTGCAGATAGCTATCTGGAGCAAACTGAAATCCTTTTTCTAATCTTCTTTTTGCATATAACTGAATCAGATTGAAAGCAATATGCTTGACACGCGCTTTAGTTTTTTGCTTTAAAATCTTCCAAGCGTTAGAGCCTAACTTATAAATTTTAGGAGGCGTTCCGTCTTTCCCGTTGTATTTTGAGATTTTATGAAGCGAGTGGATACTCACATACACTATATCATTATCGGCATAAACCAATTTGATGGCTTCTTGCGTTTTTCCTTCAACTTGAATTTTTTGCAAACCTCCAAATCGCCCGATTCCATGATCGATATGCGTAACATAATCCCCAACTGATAAAGTGGTAAGTTCCTTAAGCGTGATATTCTGTTTTTTAGAATATCCATTTTTAATATTAAATTTATGATATCGCTCAAAAATCTGATGGTCAGTATAACATGTAATCTGATTTTCGTCATCAATAAAACCTTGATATAATGGTAAGACTACAGTATGGTATTGCTTACGGATATTCTCAGAATTGGCTTCGTCCAACGTTTCAAAAATATCATGAAATCGTTTTGCCTGAGCATCATTTGAGCAGAATAGATAATTCTTATATCCATTAAAATGATTATCACTTAAATTATTCAGCAATAAGTCAAATTGTTTATTGAATGATGGTTGTGGCTGAATGTGAAAATCGTATTTCTTTATCGTTTTAAAAATTGGCTTACTAGCTAATTCTACAATCGAAAAATCCAATGCCTTTTTTATAAACGACTTCTGATTTAAGAATAACTGATCAGGGCTTGCTCTTTTAATTTCTTTCGATAATTTCTCGTAAGCTTCTTCGGCTCTTGCAAATTGCTTATCTAGCTGACTTAAAAAACCATCTGTGTTTTGAATAAAAAGTACCGTTTTTTCAGAAATATAATCCAAAAAGCTTTCTCTATTTTCCTGAAAAACTTTGTTCTCAACATTTGGGATTATCGTAATTTTTTTATGTGTTTCTACAGATAATTGTGTCCCAACATCAAAGCTTCGAATACTATCAACTTCATTTCCAAAAAACTCAATTCGATACGGATTATCATTCGAAAAAGAAAACACATCCACGATTCCTCCACGAACAGAGAACTCTCCTGGCTCAGTAATAAAATCAACTCTTTTGAATTCGTATTCGAATAACACTTCATTAATAAAATCAATTGAAATTTTATCTCCAACGGAAACTTTTAAAGTATTCTTATCCAACTCTTTTCGAGTCACTACTTTTTCAAATAATGCTTCGGGATAGGTAACAATTATTGCAGGTTTTTTACGCGAATTAATTCGGTTTAGAACTTCTGCCCGAAGTAAAACATTGGCATTGTCTGTATCCTCAATCTGATACGGCCTGCGGTATGATCCTGGATAAAACAACACATCTTGCTCACCAATCATTTGTTCTAAATCATTCAGATAATAAGCAGCTTCTTCCTTATTATCCAAAATAATAAGAAAAGGTAATTCTGCTTTTTTAAACAAAGAACGAATTACGAATGAAACTGCAGATCCTAACAAACCGTTTAGATGCAGTTTTACTTCATTATTTTCTAATAATTGATTGGCAACTTGCTGTATTTTAGGCAAATTATCATACGTAGTATATAAAGCACTTTTACTCAACTCTTGGAATATTTGGATCTATAGGCGTACTGGGAATTGCTCTCGCAGTATCCTTTATCATTTTCATTAATTCTGATTCTCCTTCTTCTAATGGAATTTTATTCTTTTCGACTATTTTATCCATTTGTCTTTCTAAAGAAACCAACTCCTTATTAATATCTCCTATCAAGAAAACAACTTTTTCATCAGGAATTTTATCTAGATGAATATACAAATCCATCATTTTTATCTTAGTAATTAAGACAGAAATCCTACTTTTTATTTGTTGCTTATTAAATTGTTCTGGGATATTATTATTTAATGCGATTGCTTTTTGGGCAATAGCACTCGATTTTTTTTGAAAAGCACCAATTGTTTTTTTAGGTTTACCTTTTAATTCCTCAAGAAACTGGCGCCATTCGTTCCAGCTTTTTATACTTTCTTCTGAAACTGTATTGATTGGAGTATCATAAAAAACCCAGCCTTTATTAATATTATTAAAAATTAGTTCTTTCTTTTTAGCTTCTTTTTTATTTTCGGCAAGTCGCTTTTCATCCTGATTTTGACAAGAATTTAAAAGAAAAACTAAAAGAAGGAAAAGAGATATTCTATATTTCATTGGTTCAAACGTTAGGCTACAAAGTTACAAAGTAAATTTACAATTATGAATTCCCATTTAAGAAGAAGTTATGATTTTATTGTTCTGTTTTTAATCCATTTACTAAAATAGCCATTCGTAAACTATCGTGAGAAACAAACACTCTTTTTGAGAAGTCTTTAAATAATCGATAGTCAATTAAAATATAATTGCGAAATCGTTACCTTTGCTAGACTAAACAAACTTAACATGAATCCTAAAATATTAATCATTGGTGCATGCGGCCAAATTGGAACGGAGCTTACGCAAAAACTACGCAAGTTATACGGAACTGAAAATGTAATCGCTTCAGACATTCGTAAATTAAATACAGATGTTGTTAATTCTGGTCCTTTTGAAGTTGTGAATGCCTTAGATTTCAATCAAATCGAACACCTTGTAGAAGTTCATAAAATAACTGATATTTATTTAATGGCAGCTTTACTATCTGCTACAGCTGAAAAAAACCCTGCATTTGCCTGGGATCTGAACATGAACTCATTGTTTCACGTTTTGAACTTAGCGAAAGCAAAAAAAATAAAAAAGATTTTCTGGCCATCAAGTATTGCTGTTTTTGGACCAACTACTCCAAAAGAAAACACACCACAATATACTGTAATGGAACCTTCAACTGTTTATGGAATTAGTAAACAAGCTGGTGAAAGATGGTGCGAATACTACCATAATATTTATGGCGTAGATGTTCGAAGCATACGTTATCCAGGTCTAATTAGTTGGTCAACTCCTCCTGGTGGTGGAACAACTGATTATGCTGTTGATATTTTCTACAAGGCTATTGCTGATAAAAAATACGAATGCTTTTTATCATCTGAAACCAAAATGCCAATGATGTATATGGATGATGCAATCGATGCAACCATTAATATTATGAAAGCACCTGTTGAGCAAATAAAAATTCATTCTTCATACAATTTAGCTGCAATGAGTTTCACACCAACAGAAATTGCAAACGAAATTAAAAAACATATTCCTGAATTTGAGATTACTTACAATCCAGATTTCCGTCAGAAAATCGCTGATAGCTGGCCTGCAAGTATCGACGATAGTTCTGCGAGAGAAGATTGGGATTGGAAACATACTTTTGATCTTGAGACAATGACGAAAGATATGTTGGAACATTTGGGTGACAAAAAATAAGCAATCTGTTTACATTCTAAAAGTCCGTTTTTTTTAAAGCAATACCTTTAAAAAAAACGGACTTTTATCATTTACATAATAAACCTATTTATTCGCTTTTATTATTTGTCTTTTAATAATTAATTACTACATAATTTTATTACTTTTAGTGCGTTTTTAACAAATACAAAAAACCAAAAAAACTAAAAACCAAAAAATTAAGTTAATTATATGACAAATCATCATCAACCAATCAATCAATCAAAAAGAACAGCAATAATTGACATACTAAGAGGCTGGGCCCTTTTTGGGGTAGCAGTAGGCAATTATTCAGGATTTCAACACATTGGAATACCTAACAAAACCAAGAATAGTATTTTATCTGAGGTACTACATAATTTTGATCAATTTTTTTTAGCTGGAAAATCATGGACTCTATTAACCATTCTATTTGGCTATGGTTTTGCGATTTTAATTAATAATGTTAAATCAAAAGGCAGAAACCCTGTTCTTTTTTTTAGTTGGCGAATGTTACTGCTTTTTGTCTTTGCCTTTATTAATTCCTTATTTTGGTTTGGTGACATCTTAAGAGACTATGCCTTTCTAGGACTGATATTGTTATTCTTTTCAAGAAGTTCAGCAAAAACATTAGGTTATATTTCTGCTATCCTTATTCTTGCTGTTCCCTTCATAATGGTTTATGTCAAAGGATTTAGTCCCGAAAAAATATCAGTTCTCACAAATCCAGAATATTTAAAATTATATCATTCTGGAAACTGGCTTGATTTTTTTAAATTTAATCTAACAGCTTCTTTTTATGAGCAAATTATTGTTCCTGGTTACGCCATTACCGCACATATTGTAATGCTGGCTTGCATGCTTTTCGGCGTTCTTCTTCAAAAAATAGATTTTTTCAATCGTTTAAACGAAATGAAAAAAAATTTAAAATATGTACTTATATTCAGCATTCCTTTTCTTGTCCTTCTAGGTCTCAGCTTTTACTTCGCTGTCAATAATAAAATCGGATTTATTAAATTCTTCCATCCCTATTTTTGGTTTATTATAAGCACAATGCTCCCTATTGCAACTGGAATTTGCCTACTATATATTAACGGAAAACTAAAAACAATTTTTACCTATTTTAGTGCCTGTGGCAAAATGACATTAACTAATTATATCTTTCAGAATATATTAGGCGCCTTTATTTTCTCCGGGATTGGTTTAGGAATAGGAAACACAATGCCTTATTGGTTTTACTTTTCATTAGCTGTTTTTGTTTTTATTATTCAATTATTTATCAGCAAGTGGTGGCTTTCAAAATACAATTACGGTCCAATAGAATGGCTTTGGAGATCTGCTAGCTATAGAGAGTTGTTCCCTTTTAAAAAACCAACAGAAAATAATATTCCGATAGAAACCAATACACAAATAGCCAAGTAACAATTTATCATTAAAAATAATCATATAAAAAGCCCTTAAAAACAGTTGTCTTTAAGGGCTTTTTCATTATAAAAAAGGAAGTTTATTTTACTTCATATATATTATTTGTAGCTTTTACATCAGCCATTAATCCGCTTGGATCGATGGTGATTTTCTTGATAGCGCTTTTGCTTTTATCAATTGTAAAGTTATAAGTTGGCATTGCCCAAGCCCAATCATTTAAAACTGTCCTTTTTACCGAAGGATTAGGATTCTCTTTTATAAAGTTCATCATTCGTAACGGAATATAAAAACTCTCTTTAGTTCCATCAGTATATTCTACAATTAAATCAATAGGCATTGGCATTCTTCCAATTCTTTCAAGAGTTACAACTGTTTTATTACCACTATCACTCACTTCTTTGATACCATAATCAATTGTATTGGTAGTTTGCGTCCAATCTATTAAATACCAATCCAATTCAGCTCCAGAAACGCGTTCAGCAGTTCTTTTGATATCATTTGGTGATGGGTGTTTAAATTTAAAATCATTATAATATCTCTTTAATGTAGCATCAAGATTATCCTGACCAATTACATAAGCTAACTGCGAAAGAAAGATACTTCCTTTTACATAAGATGAAATACTATAAGGTCTGTTCTCATCATAACGATCACCATGCGTAGATTGTGGTTGCTCTTTACCAGAAGCAACTAAATTATAATAAGCTGTATAATTCCCTTTAAATGGGTTTGCTTCCTTTTTATCCCCAGCTAATTCATTCAAAGCCATATCTTCAACGTAAGTAGTAAAACCTTCATCCATCCATGGGTGCTTAGACTCATTTGATGCTAAAACATGTTGAAACCAAGCATGTCCTAACTCATGTGTTGCTGTACCTAACATTCCTTGTAAAGTTCCATTACCCAACATCAAAGTACACATTGCGTACTCCATTCCACCATCTCCACCTTGAATAAATGAATATTGTTTGTATGGGTATGGACCTATTTTATTATTATAAAAATCCATTACCTTAACCATTAATGGCTGTAGATTTTTCCAGTTTTCAATGATTTTCGGATTGTTTTTGTAAAAGAAATGCAAATCAACATCATTTGGCCCTTTTACCACATCATGAATATATTCATTATCTGCTGCCCAAGTAAAATCATGTACCATAGGCGCTACAAAATGCCATGTAAGTGTTTTTGTTTTTTTAGGATAAACAACAGTAACACCTGCATCTTGGTATCCGTGACCTATTTCATTTTTGTTCTGTAAATAACCAGAACCTCCTATTGTATAATCCTTATCAATTGTAATCTTCACATCAAAATTACCCCAAACACCATGAAACTCTCTTGCGATGTATGGATCTGCATGCCAACCTTCGAAATCAAATTCGGCCAATTTAGGATACCATTGAGACATTGACAGAGCAACACCTTCTGTACTATTTCTTCCTGCACGACGAATTTGTACAGGAACCTGTCCGTCAAACTCTAATGTAAAAGTAGTTTTTGAGTTTGGTAAAATTGGTTTAGCCAAAGTAACCTCCATAATTGTCCCCGAAGTTCTAGTTACTGCTGTTACCCCATCTTGCTTAAAATTGGTGATATTAAGAAAACCTATTTCATTAGGTTTTAAAGTTTTCATACGGCTTTCCTTAACATCTTTACCGTCAACTTTAATCTTGTTTATCATTCTTCCATCAGGATCTTTAATAGTTTGGACTCTAGCGTCCATCTCACTTCCTGGTTGAAACGCATTAAAAAACAAATGATAAAATACTTTTCGTAAAGTATCTGGTGAATTATTGGTATAAACCAATTCTTGCTTTCCTTTGTACAAATAGTTTTTCACATCCATGGATACATCCATTTTATAATCAACATGTTGTTGCCAATAAGGAGCATTTTGAGCAACCAGAGAACCAAAACTAAGGCTCAAAAAAGAAAGTAATATAATTTTTCGCATGGGCTATATAATAAAAAATGGAAGGGTTGCCACCCTCCCATCGGATTAATATTCTTTACAATTTATTTTTTTGACATTTTTTCTGCCATCAATAACGCATTATAAGCATTCACCATTCTCCCTGTTTTTGATGATTCAGTCGATGAAACAGCTACTGGTTTTTCCTCTGGATTTGGATTCTCACCCAAAATCACCATTGCTGGAAGTAAAACACCAGAATTCATTAAAATATGTTTTACCTGTGGAGCAGTTAGCTTAGGATAATATGAACGAATTAGTGCTGCAACTCCAGCTGCATTTGGTGCAGCCATTGAAGTTCCTTGCAAATATTTGTATTTATTATTTGGAACTGTAGCATATATCTCTTCTCCTGGAGCAAAAACATCAACGTTTATTTTTCCAAAATTAGAAAAACCAGCTACAACCTTTTCTCCATATACTTTATTGATCGCACCAATTGTAATTAAGTTGTCTGCAAATTCTTTGATGTTATCTTCTGAGTCATTTGGATAATTAATATTCTTTTCAATATCAATATTGTATCCATCATTCCCAGCAGCATGTACGATTAACACATCTTTTTTAGCGGCATATTTTATAGCATCATAAACCCATTGTTTATGAGGAGAAAAGCTCTTTCCAAAACTTCCATTAATTACTTTTGCTCCATTGTCTACAGCATAACGTATTGCCAATGCAATATCCTTATCATACTCATCTCCATCTGGAACAGCTCTCACTGCCATAATTTCAACGTTGTTAGCAACACCATCTCCACCTAAATTATTGTGACGCAACTGTGCAACAATACCCGCTACGTGAGTTCCGTGTAATGCTTTATCTTTAACTGGTCCAATAACGTTATTATTACCATAACGAGTATCTTTAATATCTTCTGGATTATCTCCTACAATTTTTCGACCATCAAATTCTTTATTCAAATTAAAATTTAATTGATCGTAAACTTGCTCTCTATACTCTTCAAAATCTACTTCAGGATTAAAAGTATCCCCAGCATTAGTGAAAATTTGAGTCATGATCATTTTACTTCTAGCTACTTTTGGATCTGTAGAAGTAATAGCATTTAAATCTTCAAGCTTGTAATTGTCTTTATTCAATTCTTTTTTTACAGTCGAATGAACTTCAAGTAAAAAATCTACTTGTTGCTTATCTTCTAATGCCTTTTCGTACTTTTCATTGTACATAGCCAATGCATTTTTGTATTGAGCAGATCCATCATCACCTTTCTTTACAATACGAGTCAGTTCTAAATTCTCATTTACAGCATCACCAAGAAAATTCCAACCATGAACGTCATCTATAAAACCATTATTATCATCATCGATTCCGTTACCAGCAATCTCTTTTGTATTGGTCCAAATTTTCCCTTGTAAATCCTCATGTTCGATATCAACACCAGAATCAACAATTCCCACAATAACCTTTACTCCTTTTTTATTCTTCAGTAATTCGGCATATGCCTTGTCAACACTCATACCAGGAATAGTATCTTTTACTAAATCCAGATGACTCCATCTCTTTAAATCATTTTCTGTAACGGGAGCATTTTTTTTAATAATTGCAGGAGCAATTTCAACAACTGGAAGAGTTGTAATTGATGCTTGTTTTGTAGCGCCACAACCTGCTAAAACCATTAACGCAAAAGCAGATATGTAAATAGGCTTGATACTATTCATTTATAATAAATTTAATAAAAGTTAAAATATGGGTCTAATTTATGGTTTTTTGTTACAAAAAAAAGACAGATTAACACACTGTTAGGAATCTTACTCAATCTTTTTTCATCAAACTAGAAACGGTTCAAATATAATCATTCTTTAGAAATCATTAAAAAGGAATTTATTTACTATCTGACAAATAAAAGTTTAACAAGAAATCATTCTATTTTGTATCATTGTAGGTCCTAATCAAACCCAACAAAAACTATGAATAAAAAACTACTCTTATTGCTATTACTAGCAAACTTTTTAAGTTACTCCCAGACACCAAATGTCCCTAGCTACGTTCCTACAGATGGTTTGATAGCCTATTATCCTTTTAACGGAAATGCAAATGATCAAAGTGGCAATGCATCTAATGGAACTCCAACTGACATCACTCTAACATCTGATAGATTGGGAGTGCCCAATACCGCTTACTCTTTTAATGGAACAAGTAGTAATATTGAAGCTCTAATATATAATATTCCTAAATACAATTCTCCTAGAACAATCTCGGGGTGGTTCAAGACAGACGATGCGTTTGCATCTCCAAACAAATATGAAATTTGTATTTTTAACTATGGTATTTTAGAAAAAACACAAAGACTTTCTCTTTCTGTTTACTCAAAGGGATATTTCAATGTAGTAAATGGCCCTGTTTTTTCTGATAACTCATTCTATATAAACAACTTTGATTATTCAAACAATGACTGGTATTTCTATACCCTTACCTATGATGGAAGTAAAGCTTCAATATTTATTAATGGTGAATTTGTATCCGAAAATATCATAAGCCTAAACACTACAGGAAACACTTTAAAAATAGGCCAAAGAATCTCTGGAGACACTACCGATGAAAGCTTTAAAGGAAAAATAGACGATATTGGAATTTGGAATCGTGTCTTAACTCAAACAGAAATCATCGCTTTGTATGAGTCTGAAAACACAGCCAATTCTTACACATTAATCCCTGATGAAAACTTTGAAAAAAAATTAATAGATTTAGGAATTGATTCTGGTACTCCAGATGGAAAAGTACTAACTTCAAATGTCTCATCACTTACTTCATTAGATGTTTCATCAAGTTTAATTTCAGATTTAACAGGAATTCAAGATTTCACTTCATTAAATATATTGAATTGTGAAAACAACAAACTTTTGACCCTTGACATTTCAAATAACAAACTCCTGAAAGAATTAAATTGCAGATATAATAATTTAACCGCTTTAGAATTATCAGCAAATATAAATTTAACTTCATTAGATTGTATTTATAATCAGATTACTAACCTTGACGTATCCAAAGCGGAGCATCTTGAATCATTATTGTGTAATTCTAATCAAATTACCCATTTAGATGTGACTAATAATTTAGTTTTGAACTGGTTTGGTTGTAATGGCAATAAACTAACAACTTTGAATGTTTCAAAAAACAAAAATTTGCGTTTTTTAGACTGCGGATTTAATCAACTGTCATCACTAGATATTACTAGTAACAAAGATTTATCTTATTTAAATTGTTATTACAATAAACTCACTTCATTAGATGTTTCTATGCTTACTGAGTTAACGGATTTAGCTTGTTCCTCAAATCAATTGAGCAACCTAGACGTTTCTAAAAATATCAAACTAAAATCTTTACTATGTGAAAACATCAATGTTCCAACTCTTGATCTCTCTAAAAACACAGCTCTTGAAGAATTATATTGTGGAAATGGACAACTCACAAATTTAAATGTTTCCAAAAATAAGGCACTAACCCATTTATACTGCCAGAATAACCAACTAATTTACTTAAACATTAAAAATGGATCAAATTCACTACTTACCGATGTGGATTTTACACAAAATCCAAATTTAACATGCATACAAGTTGATGATATAGCTAATTCTAATGCAAATTGGTCAACTCAAAAAGATGTATCAGCAAGCTATGATACTAACTGCACATCAAATTTTGTCCAGATTCCAGATCAAAATTTTGAGCAAAAATTAATAGATTTAGGAATTGATACAGATGGAAAGAATGGAATGGTACTAGATAGTAGCATTTCACAAATAACTCATTTAGATGTTAATTCTAGCGCTATAAAAGATTTAACTGGAATAAGTGGTTTTATTTCACTTAGAGGTCTAAAGTCATCAAACAATCAATTAATAAACTTGGATTTATCTAAGAATACTCTTTTGGACTCTTTAGATACTTCTATGAACAATCTTGTAACATTGAATATCAAAAATGGAAATAACACTAAATTGTACATCCCAAATTTAAATTTCACTGGCAATCCATATTTAACCTGCATACAAGTTGATGATGAGGCTTATTCTAATACAAATTGGACAACTCAAAAAGATACAACGGCAAGTTATAGCAGTAATTGTATATTAAATTTTGTTCAGATTCCAGATCAAAACTTCGAACAAAAATTAATAGATTTAGGAATTGATAAAGATGGAAAGAATGGAATGGTACTAGATAGCAGTATTTCGCAAATAACTTATTTAAATGTTAACTCTAGTGCTATAAAAGATTTAACCGGAATAAGTGGTTTTATTTCACTTAGAGGCCTAAAGTCATCAAACAATCAATTAGTAGATTTGGATTTATCTAAGAATACTCTTTTAGATTCCTTAGACACTTCTATGAACAACCTTGTGACATTGAATATCAAAAATGGAAATAACACTAAATTTTACATTCCTAATTTAAATTTCACAGACAACCCAAATCTAGTCTGTATTCAAGTAGACGATGTAGCTTATTCTAATGCAAATTGGGCAACTCAAAAAGATGCAATAGCAAGTTATAATACTAATTGTACATCTGATTTTGCCCTGATTCCAGATCAAAATTTTGAGCAAAAATTAATAGATTTAGGAATTGATACAGATGGTCTAAACGGAAAAATTTCCAATTCAAAACTCAACACCATCACTTACCTAGACCTTTCGAATAGCAACATAACTAGTCTGGCTGGAATTCAAAATTTCACAGCCTTAACCTATTTAGATTGCAATTCCAACAATCTTCAATCTATTGATGTTAGTCAAAACAAATTACTAACCAAGTTATCATTACATGACAACAAACTAACCAAATTAGATGTTTCTGCAAACAAAGAATTATATAACTTAACATTTAGCATGAATCAGATTTCAACAATTGATTTATCTCAGAATACAGAAATTCATTCTCTAGCGGCAGATAGAAATAAGTTAAATACTATTGATCTTTCTGCAAATCCTGAAATAGAATCATTATATTGTGGTAATGTTAATCTTACAACACTAAATGTTTCAAATCTACCAAATCTAATAAATCTAAATTGTACTTATACCAACATTTCAGAGATTGATGTCACTGCAAATCCAAAATTGGAAATGTTATATTTTAACAATGCAAACTTAACAACATTAAATGTTAGTAAAAACCCTCTTTTAACACATCTAAATGTTAGCAATAATCAATTAACAACTTTAGACCTATCCAATAATCCTCTTTTAAAAGTTGTCTTTATTGAATTTAACCCTCTAACGTCATTAAATATACAAAATGGCAATAACAAAAACTTTAAAGTACCTAACACCTCTAAAAAAAATACTGAAGTTGAAGTATTAACTAGTTTTTTAAACAACACAAAACTTAGCTGCATAAAAGTAGATGATGTTGCTTATTCAAATGCAAACTGGTCAAAAATTAAAGATAAAAGTGCAACTTACAACACAGAATGTAATGAAGAACTGGCTTTACCAACAAACAACTTTATAGTTGAAACAAAAGGAGAATCTTGTCTTGGTGAAAACAATGGGGAGATAAGTATTTCTGCTAAACAAACATTTGCATACACAGCTACTATAAATGGAAAAACAACCGTTTTTACCAATAATTTACTAAAAGTTATTGGCTTAACTCCTGGAAATTATCCTATTTCGATTACAATCCCTGGACAAATTTTTGAACAAAAATTTAATATCACTATTGCTAAGGGAGCAACCATTTCTGGAAAATCTAATATAACAGCTAGAAAAGTTGATGTTGAAATTACAGAAGGAACAGCTCCTTATACCGTTTTTGTTGATGGCCAAGCGCAGTTTCAAACAACCGATTCTAATTTTTCTTTAGATTTAAACAAGGGCGGTTTATTAGAAGTAGCAACTGCTAAAGCTTGCGAAGGTATTTTTTCTAAAAAAATACCTTCATTAGATGTTATAAAAAGTTTAGTAGCTCATCCTAACCCAACATCGGGAAATTTTGAAATCGACATACCATCTAACAAAAAGGAAATCAAAATAGAAGTTTACAACTTCGGAGGTCAATTAGTTTCTACTAAAAATTATAACGTAGAAGATGGGAAAGCATATTTAAATATCGAAAACCAAGCTTCTGGTATTTATGCTGTTAAAATCTATTTAGACACTCCAGAATACATTAAAATCATAAAAAAATAAAAATGAAGAATTTTTTATACCTATCAATAATCAGTATTTTGTTTATTTCTTGCGGTGGCGGTGGCGACGATCCTGTAACTCCAGGAGTTCCAAACGTAGCACCTACAGTACCGATATTAGTTAGTCCTGCTGATAATAAATTATGCGTAGACAATACCGTTTCTTTTAAATGGGACAAAGCTACAGACACTAACAATGACGCTATAACTTATCAAATTCAAATTTCAAAAGACAATACCTTTACTCAAATTGATAAAAATTTTGAAGGAGCTGATAATAATACCTCTCTT is a genomic window containing:
- a CDS encoding M1 family metallopeptidase, with protein sequence MRKIILLSFLSLSFGSLVAQNAPYWQQHVDYKMDVSMDVKNYLYKGKQELVYTNNSPDTLRKVFYHLFFNAFQPGSEMDARVQTIKDPDGRMINKIKVDGKDVKESRMKTLKPNEIGFLNITNFKQDGVTAVTRTSGTIMEVTLAKPILPNSKTTFTLEFDGQVPVQIRRAGRNSTEGVALSMSQWYPKLAEFDFEGWHADPYIAREFHGVWGNFDVKITIDKDYTIGGSGYLQNKNEIGHGYQDAGVTVVYPKKTKTLTWHFVAPMVHDFTWAADNEYIHDVVKGPNDVDLHFFYKNNPKIIENWKNLQPLMVKVMDFYNNKIGPYPYKQYSFIQGGDGGMEYAMCTLMLGNGTLQGMLGTATHELGHAWFQHVLASNESKHPWMDEGFTTYVEDMALNELAGDKKEANPFKGNYTAYYNLVASGKEQPQSTHGDRYDENRPYSISSYVKGSIFLSQLAYVIGQDNLDATLKRYYNDFKFKHPSPNDIKRTAERVSGAELDWYLIDWTQTTNTIDYGIKEVSDSGNKTVVTLERIGRMPMPIDLIVEYTDGTKESFYIPLRMMNFIKENPNPSVKRTVLNDWAWAMPTYNFTIDKSKSAIKKITIDPSGLMADVKATNNIYEVK
- a CDS encoding S8 family peptidase, which gives rise to MNSIKPIYISAFALMVLAGCGATKQASITTLPVVEIAPAIIKKNAPVTENDLKRWSHLDLVKDTIPGMSVDKAYAELLKNKKGVKVIVGIVDSGVDIEHEDLQGKIWTNTKEIAGNGIDDDNNGFIDDVHGWNFLGDAVNENLELTRIVKKGDDGSAQYKNALAMYNEKYEKALEDKQQVDFLLEVHSTVKKELNKDNYKLEDLNAITSTDPKVARSKMIMTQIFTNAGDTFNPEVDFEEYREQVYDQLNFNLNKEFDGRKIVGDNPEDIKDTRYGNNNVIGPVKDKALHGTHVAGIVAQLRHNNLGGDGVANNVEIMAVRAVPDGDEYDKDIALAIRYAVDNGAKVINGSFGKSFSPHKQWVYDAIKYAAKKDVLIVHAAGNDGYNIDIEKNINYPNDSEDNIKEFADNLITIGAINKVYGEKVVAGFSNFGKINVDVFAPGEEIYATVPNNKYKYLQGTSMAAPNAAGVAALIRSYYPKLTAPQVKHILMNSGVLLPAMVILGENPNPEEKPVAVSSTESSKTGRMVNAYNALLMAEKMSKK